Proteins from a genomic interval of Nocardioidaceae bacterium:
- the serA gene encoding phosphoglycerate dehydrogenase, with product MKALLLENIHPHAYDILTGAGIEVETAEGALDTDELVAALQGVSLLGIRSKTQVTAEVVANAPDLMAIGAFCIGTNQIDLAAAAGAGVAVFNAPYSNTRSVVEIAIAEIIALARRLTDRNKALHEGVWDKSASGSHEVRGRALGIVGYGNIGSQLSVVAEMLGMQVYFYDTEEKLALGNARRCASLDELLGKVDTVTLHVDGREGNAGIFGAEQFATMRPRSIFLNLSRGFVVEHQALHDNLVSGHLAGAAVDVFPEEPKSRGDRFSSPLIGLPNVILTPHIGGSTEEAQEDIGRFVGGKLRDYVGEGNTALSVNLPPLQPGRQGAVRIAHVHRNTPGVLAHLNQLFAKYGTNIDAQQLATRGTQGYAVTDVHEVSEDLLTELSQHPDTIRLRVLGA from the coding sequence GTGAAGGCCCTGCTGCTCGAGAACATCCACCCGCACGCGTACGACATCCTCACCGGCGCCGGCATCGAGGTCGAGACCGCCGAGGGCGCGCTGGACACCGACGAGCTGGTCGCCGCCCTGCAGGGTGTCTCACTGCTCGGCATCCGCTCCAAGACCCAGGTCACCGCCGAGGTGGTCGCGAACGCCCCCGACCTGATGGCCATCGGCGCGTTCTGCATCGGCACCAACCAGATCGACCTCGCCGCAGCCGCCGGGGCGGGCGTCGCGGTCTTCAACGCGCCCTACTCCAACACCCGCTCGGTGGTGGAGATCGCGATCGCCGAGATCATCGCGCTCGCGAGGCGGCTCACCGACCGCAACAAGGCGCTTCACGAGGGCGTGTGGGACAAGTCCGCGTCGGGCAGCCACGAGGTGCGCGGGCGCGCCCTCGGCATCGTCGGCTACGGCAACATCGGCAGCCAGCTCTCGGTCGTGGCCGAGATGCTCGGCATGCAGGTCTACTTCTACGACACCGAGGAGAAGCTGGCGCTCGGCAACGCCCGCCGCTGCGCCTCGCTCGACGAGCTGCTCGGCAAGGTCGACACGGTGACGTTGCACGTGGACGGCCGGGAGGGCAACGCCGGCATCTTCGGGGCCGAGCAGTTCGCCACGATGCGGCCCCGGTCGATCTTCCTCAACCTCTCGCGCGGGTTCGTGGTCGAGCACCAGGCGCTGCACGACAACCTGGTCTCCGGTCACCTCGCCGGAGCGGCCGTCGACGTGTTCCCCGAGGAGCCCAAGTCGCGCGGTGACCGGTTCAGCTCGCCGCTCATCGGTCTGCCCAACGTGATCCTGACCCCTCACATCGGCGGCAGCACCGAGGAGGCCCAGGAGGACATCGGGCGCTTCGTCGGCGGCAAGCTGCGCGACTACGTGGGCGAGGGCAACACCGCCCTCTCGGTCAACCTGCCGCCGCTGCAGCCGGGGCGGCAGGGCGCCGTCCGCATCGCCCACGTGCACCGCAACACCCCGGGCGTGCTGGCACACCTGAACCAGCTCTTCGCGAAGTACGGCACCAACATCGACGCCCAGCAGCTCGCCACGCGCGGCACGCAGGGCTACGCGGTCACCGACGTGCACGAGGTCTCCGAGGACCTGCTCACCGAGCTGTCGCAGCACCCGGACACGATCCGGCTGCGCGTGCTGGGCGCCTGA
- a CDS encoding STAS domain-containing protein, giving the protein MLERPFTSELDGDTLVLHGSVEYDAVIELRNLIAEHSEDHSKDLTIDLSDVDYFPSVAVGVIAKALAAAHEKGTTLDLVAKPGSVPQRVLTICAIPFKESREGTADASA; this is encoded by the coding sequence ATGCTTGAACGCCCCTTCACCTCCGAGCTCGACGGAGACACCCTGGTCCTCCACGGTTCCGTCGAGTACGACGCAGTCATCGAGCTGCGCAACCTGATCGCCGAGCACTCCGAGGACCACTCGAAGGACCTGACGATCGATCTCTCCGACGTCGACTACTTCCCCAGTGTCGCCGTCGGCGTCATCGCCAAGGCGCTGGCTGCGGCCCACGAGAAGGGCACGACGCTCGACCTCGTCGCGAAGCCCGGCTCGGTACCGCAGCGGGTGCTCACGATCTGCGCCATCCCGTTCAAGGAGTCCCGCGAGGGCACGGCGGACGCGAGCGCCTGA
- a CDS encoding haloalkane dehalogenase: MLRTPPTRFEGLPDYDFAPHWTGVSAGDGAMARVPMRMHHVEQGPADGPVVLMLHGEPSWSYLYRHMVPAFAREGFRAIAPDLIGFGRSDKPTHRSAYTYQAHVDWVRDWFDAHQLTDVTLVCQDWGSLIGLRLVGELPERFARVVVANGFLPTAERGTPLAFDLWQAASRFSPVFPAGRIVALGTKRPLSRGERAAYDAPFGNRASQAGARVFPSLVPTEESDPAVPANREAWRVLGQWDKPFLTLFGCHDPILGRADRPLQQHVPGAAGQPHGRLDGSHFVQEDCGLEIVERTVSWIRGSGPV; the protein is encoded by the coding sequence GTGCTGCGTACGCCCCCGACCAGGTTCGAGGGCCTGCCCGACTACGACTTCGCGCCGCACTGGACCGGCGTCAGCGCAGGAGACGGTGCGATGGCGCGGGTGCCGATGCGGATGCACCACGTCGAGCAGGGGCCCGCCGACGGGCCGGTCGTGCTCATGCTGCACGGCGAGCCGAGCTGGAGCTATCTCTACCGCCACATGGTGCCGGCCTTCGCCCGTGAGGGCTTCCGTGCCATCGCCCCGGACCTCATCGGCTTCGGCCGGTCGGACAAACCGACGCACAGGTCGGCCTACACCTACCAGGCCCACGTCGACTGGGTCCGCGACTGGTTCGACGCCCACCAGCTCACCGACGTCACCCTCGTGTGCCAGGACTGGGGGTCGCTGATCGGCCTCCGTCTGGTCGGCGAGCTGCCCGAGAGGTTCGCCCGGGTCGTCGTCGCCAACGGCTTCCTGCCGACCGCGGAGCGCGGCACCCCGCTCGCTTTCGACCTGTGGCAGGCGGCGTCGAGGTTCTCACCGGTCTTCCCCGCCGGCCGCATCGTCGCCCTCGGCACGAAGCGCCCTCTGTCCCGCGGTGAGCGCGCGGCGTACGACGCTCCCTTCGGCAACCGCGCCAGCCAGGCGGGTGCGCGGGTCTTCCCCTCGCTGGTGCCGACCGAGGAGAGCGATCCCGCCGTGCCGGCCAACCGCGAGGCGTGGCGGGTGCTGGGGCAGTGGGACAAGCCGTTCCTCACGCTGTTCGGTTGCCACGACCCGATCCTGGGTCGGGCGGACCGTCCGCTGCAGCAGCACGTGCCGGGTGCCGCAGGTCAGCCGCACGGTCGGCTGGACGGCTCGCACTTCGTGCAGGAGGACTGCGGGCTCGAGATCGTCGAGCGGACGGTCTCCTGGATCCGCGGCAGCGGCCCCGTCTGA
- a CDS encoding SpoIIE family protein phosphatase, translating to MREPPTPAPPGVGGRGAPGARPAVELHLAPTLLVSLLLAALVAVAAGATWQPRGSIAVVLLTAPPLCALVAVAVVGSCARAFGDPRLGWFAVGLGVAASALCMMLLSRELVEVAGTLGAASDAQAALTLTSHLSLAVGVVLEALRLPMRLLPVVLTAGIVGSAVLVSGVVPLPALFDGLAITPLMRGLAVAVALVTLGVTAAWVRPRARLTSGLHGWAAVALVLSALGLLVLAAADEVYSHLWWAGLTLRTSTYVVLAAGSLWWLIASLVSGEIWTRRELSRRDGELEVADGLSRRLLDAARELSEALTVPDVCETASRLAVSGTRALDAHVVPAARDVSGAATPGLPTYARQLVDRHGGSEPLHAPVFSDPVGLVADDDGPGTGRAYAVLALRAEDRLLGHLVLVAETGRTWTPYDVRFLTALVDQTALALSRGRAYETVAAASATLQASIRPGRPTAVAGLTLHAVYRPVTVGHEVGGDWFDTIAVDEDRVVLVVGDVMGKGWRAAAVMGQARTALRTAASLHLDPGAALDMLDTGIVDLRPDEIITVVYALVDRRRGEVGIARAGHPPGLLIDADGRAGFVEHGGSPPIGLVSGPRSEHWVPIEEVAGLVLYTDGVVESRAKDLDQGMQALARRAETVAEEARRLGDEGAWETWLEELHARADWQDDVAVLVACLGPAGPPGGAQAGTLPGLRAAGA from the coding sequence ATGAGGGAGCCGCCGACCCCGGCGCCCCCGGGCGTCGGCGGCCGTGGCGCGCCGGGGGCGCGTCCCGCCGTCGAGCTGCACCTCGCCCCGACCCTGCTGGTCTCGCTGCTGCTCGCGGCGCTGGTGGCCGTCGCCGCCGGCGCGACGTGGCAGCCGCGCGGCTCGATCGCCGTGGTCCTGCTGACCGCGCCTCCGCTGTGCGCCCTGGTGGCAGTCGCCGTGGTCGGGTCGTGCGCCCGGGCCTTCGGCGACCCGCGCCTGGGATGGTTCGCCGTGGGCCTCGGCGTCGCCGCGTCGGCCCTGTGCATGATGCTGCTCTCGCGCGAGCTCGTCGAGGTCGCGGGCACCCTGGGTGCAGCCAGCGACGCGCAGGCGGCCCTGACGCTGACCTCCCACCTGTCACTCGCCGTCGGCGTCGTCCTGGAGGCCCTGCGCCTGCCCATGCGCCTGCTCCCCGTGGTGCTGACCGCCGGCATCGTCGGCAGCGCCGTGCTCGTCAGCGGCGTCGTGCCGCTACCCGCACTCTTCGACGGTCTCGCGATCACCCCGCTCATGCGAGGTCTCGCCGTCGCCGTCGCCCTGGTCACCCTCGGCGTGACGGCCGCCTGGGTCCGCCCCCGGGCGCGGCTCACCTCGGGGCTGCACGGCTGGGCTGCGGTCGCCCTGGTGCTCTCCGCGCTCGGTCTGCTGGTGCTCGCCGCGGCCGACGAGGTCTACTCCCACCTGTGGTGGGCCGGCCTCACGCTCCGCACCTCCACCTACGTCGTGCTCGCCGCCGGCAGCCTGTGGTGGCTGATCGCCTCCCTGGTCAGCGGTGAGATCTGGACGCGCCGCGAGCTCAGCCGCCGCGACGGGGAGCTCGAGGTCGCGGACGGTCTCAGCCGCCGGCTGCTCGACGCCGCCCGTGAGCTGTCCGAGGCGCTGACCGTTCCCGACGTCTGCGAGACGGCCTCACGCCTGGCCGTCTCCGGCACGCGGGCCCTCGACGCGCACGTGGTCCCCGCCGCCCGCGACGTCTCCGGGGCGGCGACACCCGGACTCCCGACGTACGCCCGGCAGCTCGTCGACCGCCACGGTGGATCCGAGCCCCTGCACGCGCCGGTCTTCAGCGACCCCGTGGGTCTGGTGGCCGACGACGACGGCCCCGGGACGGGTCGGGCGTACGCCGTGCTGGCGCTGCGCGCCGAGGACCGGCTGCTGGGGCACCTGGTGCTGGTCGCGGAGACCGGCCGCACGTGGACTCCGTACGACGTGCGTTTCCTGACCGCCCTGGTCGACCAGACGGCGCTGGCGCTGTCCCGCGGCCGGGCGTACGAGACCGTCGCCGCGGCGTCGGCCACCCTGCAGGCCTCGATCCGCCCGGGTCGCCCCACAGCGGTCGCCGGTCTGACGCTGCACGCGGTCTACCGGCCCGTCACCGTGGGTCACGAGGTCGGCGGCGACTGGTTCGACACCATCGCGGTCGATGAGGACCGTGTCGTCCTCGTCGTCGGCGACGTCATGGGCAAGGGATGGCGAGCGGCCGCCGTGATGGGCCAGGCGCGGACGGCCCTGCGCACGGCGGCTTCACTGCACCTCGACCCGGGTGCGGCGCTCGACATGCTCGACACCGGCATCGTCGACCTGCGGCCCGACGAGATCATCACCGTCGTCTACGCGCTGGTCGACCGCCGGCGCGGCGAGGTCGGCATCGCCCGCGCGGGGCACCCGCCGGGCCTGCTGATCGACGCGGACGGCCGCGCCGGGTTCGTCGAGCACGGGGGCTCACCGCCGATCGGTCTGGTGAGCGGCCCGCGCAGCGAGCACTGGGTGCCGATCGAGGAGGTCGCGGGGCTGGTGCTCTACACCGACGGTGTCGTGGAGTCGCGCGCGAAGGACCTCGACCAGGGCATGCAGGCGCTCGCGCGGCGCGCGGAGACTGTCGCCGAGGAGGCGCGACGACTCGGTGACGAGGGCGCCTGGGAGACCTGGCTCGAGGAGCTGCACGCCCGAGCAGACTGGCAGGACGACGTGGCTGTGCTGGTGGCATGCCTGGGCCCCGCAGGTCCCCCAGGGGGTGCGCAGGCCGGCACGCTCCCCGGCCTGCGCGCGGCCGGGGCCTGA
- a CDS encoding biliverdin-producing heme oxygenase, with product MTAQPLAARLRQATATAHRTAESTGWAATLATGRVRRATYAAYLAALTEIYAALEDAVAAHVSHPAIAVVHDPGLQRLSALRADLARWGEPAETPAVRAATIAYVDRLEHVARSAPHRLLAHHYVRYLGDLSGGQVVASALRTAGHDGVAFYDFSAVAESTRHGRPSTVPFLRRYREGLDAAALRAREADEVVEEAVRAFDLTTQLFLALDPPAADVTPSAG from the coding sequence GTGACGGCTCAGCCACTGGCCGCGCGGTTGCGACAGGCAACCGCGACGGCGCACCGTACGGCGGAGTCCACGGGGTGGGCCGCGACCCTCGCGACCGGACGCGTGAGACGCGCCACGTACGCGGCGTACCTGGCGGCCCTGACCGAGATCTACGCGGCACTCGAGGATGCCGTGGCGGCCCACGTCTCCCACCCCGCGATCGCGGTCGTGCACGACCCCGGCCTACAGCGTCTGAGCGCGCTGCGGGCGGACCTGGCGCGATGGGGGGAGCCGGCGGAGACACCGGCGGTGCGGGCCGCGACGATCGCGTACGTCGACCGGCTCGAGCACGTGGCGCGCTCGGCGCCCCACCGCCTCCTCGCCCACCACTACGTGCGCTACCTCGGCGACCTCTCCGGCGGCCAGGTCGTGGCCTCGGCGCTGCGTACGGCCGGGCACGACGGGGTGGCCTTCTACGACTTCTCCGCCGTGGCCGAATCGACCCGCCACGGGCGGCCGAGCACCGTGCCCTTCCTGCGCCGCTACCGCGAGGGTCTCGACGCAGCGGCGCTGCGTGCCCGGGAGGCGGACGAGGTCGTCGAGGAGGCCGTCCGCGCGTTCGACCTGACCACCCAGCTGTTCCTCGCGCTCGACCCCCCGGCCGCCGACGTCACGCCGTCTGCCGGCTGA
- a CDS encoding SpoIIE family protein phosphatase → MTLPPSPHAPAHPGVDLSSCENEPIHIPGAVQPHGVLLALDPVDMRVVMASQNTDDMLGMPVDRAIGADVVDLIGTGLADQIRHHVAQGLLAESLVVVLGPMPRSDGTELRGRLTGCEVDVSVHEADGLLVVELEEFGRPRSVLLSYQSARGAMDRLSSAPDIEELARRLAVEVRDLTLFDRVMVYRFDAEWNGEVVAETAREDLEPFLGLRYPASDIPAQARRLYTVNWTRLIADVDYEPVPVDPLVGPRTGRPLDMSRSSLRSVSPVHLEYLRNMGVTASMSVSLVHNDRLWGLVACHHYSGPHRPSQDARAAAEFLGQVASGEFAERESAASRIDMLEASSVLSRITSRLARDPRSLSAAMVEDPEILALVGASGVACLSEGALRTAGEVPDDEVLLDLGEQLCALAEAGRQDGAEQFAPVATDNLVSLVDTVGDVAAGALLINPGPGWWLMWLRPPYVREVTWAGNPALSKTPTQAEDGSVRLSPRKSFEQWSELVRDRSEPWSSTAMDIAESLQTHLVSVMLKRSREQVMVAQSLQQSVVAEWSSQLRGLDVAVRYTPATSYQLGGDWWDLVDLDGDRVALVIGDVAGHGVSAVAAMTQVRAALRAYLFAGIDVAEAFDHLDRLMARTFDARVASACAVVLDRGTRMARIVNAGHPPPVICGQIELPSLKQLISRPVLGLGMGTTTPLDVRLPEGASMVLYTDGLVERRGEDLLRNIERLRATACAGPGGRDLESWLETLVEVNPGETDDDTTVVAFAL, encoded by the coding sequence ATGACCCTGCCCCCCTCGCCGCACGCACCGGCGCATCCGGGGGTCGACCTGTCGAGCTGCGAGAACGAGCCGATCCACATCCCGGGTGCGGTGCAGCCGCACGGGGTGCTCCTGGCGCTGGACCCCGTCGACATGCGCGTGGTGATGGCCTCGCAGAACACCGACGACATGCTCGGGATGCCCGTCGACCGTGCCATCGGGGCCGACGTGGTCGACCTGATCGGCACCGGACTGGCGGACCAGATCCGGCACCACGTCGCCCAGGGGCTGCTCGCGGAGTCCCTGGTCGTCGTGCTGGGCCCGATGCCACGGTCCGACGGGACCGAGCTGCGCGGGCGCCTCACCGGGTGCGAGGTCGACGTCTCCGTCCACGAGGCCGACGGCCTGCTGGTCGTGGAGCTCGAGGAGTTCGGCCGGCCGCGCAGCGTGCTGCTGTCCTACCAGTCCGCACGCGGCGCGATGGACCGGCTCTCCTCGGCCCCCGACATCGAGGAGCTGGCACGTCGACTCGCCGTCGAGGTGCGCGACCTCACCTTGTTCGACCGGGTGATGGTCTACCGCTTCGACGCGGAGTGGAACGGCGAGGTGGTCGCCGAGACGGCTCGTGAGGACCTCGAGCCCTTCCTCGGCCTGCGTTATCCCGCCAGCGACATCCCCGCCCAGGCGCGGCGGCTCTACACCGTGAACTGGACCCGCCTGATCGCCGACGTGGACTACGAGCCCGTGCCCGTCGACCCGCTGGTCGGCCCCCGCACCGGTCGACCCCTGGACATGTCGCGGTCCTCGCTGCGCAGCGTCTCCCCGGTGCACCTGGAGTACCTGCGCAACATGGGCGTCACGGCGTCGATGTCGGTCTCCCTGGTGCACAACGACCGGCTGTGGGGCCTGGTGGCCTGCCACCACTACTCCGGACCCCACCGCCCCAGCCAGGACGCCCGTGCGGCCGCGGAGTTCCTGGGCCAGGTCGCCTCCGGCGAGTTCGCCGAGCGGGAGTCCGCCGCGAGCCGCATCGACATGCTCGAGGCCAGCAGCGTGCTCTCGCGCATCACGAGCCGTCTCGCCCGTGACCCCCGCTCGCTCTCGGCCGCGATGGTCGAGGACCCCGAGATCCTCGCGCTCGTGGGAGCCAGCGGTGTCGCGTGCCTCAGCGAGGGTGCCCTGCGCACCGCTGGTGAGGTGCCCGACGACGAGGTCCTGCTCGACCTCGGCGAGCAGCTGTGCGCGCTGGCCGAGGCCGGCCGGCAGGACGGTGCCGAACAGTTCGCGCCGGTCGCCACCGACAACCTGGTGAGTCTCGTGGACACCGTCGGCGACGTCGCCGCGGGGGCGTTGCTCATCAACCCGGGTCCCGGGTGGTGGCTGATGTGGCTGCGGCCGCCGTACGTGCGCGAGGTCACCTGGGCCGGCAACCCCGCCCTCAGCAAGACGCCCACGCAGGCCGAGGACGGGTCCGTACGCCTCTCCCCGCGCAAGTCCTTCGAGCAGTGGTCCGAGCTGGTGCGCGATCGCAGCGAGCCCTGGTCGAGCACCGCCATGGACATCGCCGAGTCGCTGCAGACCCACCTCGTCAGCGTCATGCTCAAGCGCTCGCGGGAGCAGGTCATGGTGGCCCAGTCCCTCCAGCAGAGCGTCGTGGCGGAGTGGTCCTCGCAGCTCCGCGGCCTCGACGTCGCCGTCCGCTACACCCCGGCGACCTCCTACCAGCTCGGTGGCGACTGGTGGGACCTGGTCGACCTCGACGGCGACCGGGTCGCTCTCGTGATCGGTGACGTCGCCGGGCACGGTGTCAGCGCGGTCGCCGCCATGACCCAGGTGCGCGCCGCCCTGCGCGCCTACCTCTTCGCGGGCATCGACGTCGCCGAGGCCTTCGACCACCTCGACCGCCTCATGGCGCGCACGTTCGACGCACGGGTGGCCTCGGCCTGCGCCGTGGTGCTCGATCGCGGCACGCGCATGGCCCGCATCGTCAACGCGGGACACCCCCCGCCGGTGATCTGCGGCCAGATCGAGCTGCCGTCGCTGAAGCAGCTCATCAGTCGACCGGTGCTCGGCCTGGGCATGGGCACGACCACGCCGCTGGACGTACGGCTGCCCGAGGGTGCCTCGATGGTGCTCTACACCGACGGGCTCGTCGAACGACGCGGCGAGGACCTGCTGCGCAACATCGAGCGGCTGCGCGCGACGGCCTGCGCCGGCCCCGGGGGTCGGGACCTGGAGTCCTGGCTCGAGACGCTCGTCGAGGTGAACCCGGGGGAGACCGACGACGACACCACCGTCGTCGCCTTCGCTCTCTGA
- a CDS encoding ATP-binding protein translates to MTSGQAKEEHRLPFAPPSTVKARNLLDDFVRAASLSHRCQQEATIVLGELVSNALDHGSPMPGDCFTVEFSRTPEGLTLCVTDGGSHAAPRVRVVNAGPYAARGRGLAMVQALCAEWKVDQETGTRVMATLSC, encoded by the coding sequence GTGACGTCCGGACAGGCGAAGGAGGAGCACCGCCTTCCCTTCGCCCCGCCGTCGACCGTCAAGGCGCGCAACCTGCTCGACGACTTCGTCCGCGCCGCCTCGCTGTCGCACCGCTGTCAGCAGGAGGCGACCATCGTGCTCGGCGAGCTCGTGTCGAACGCGTTGGACCACGGGTCCCCGATGCCCGGCGACTGCTTCACGGTGGAGTTCTCGCGTACGCCCGAGGGCCTCACACTCTGCGTGACCGACGGCGGCTCCCACGCTGCGCCGCGGGTCCGGGTCGTCAACGCCGGCCCGTACGCCGCCCGGGGCCGCGGGCTCGCCATGGTGCAGGCGCTCTGCGCCGAGTGGAAGGTCGACCAGGAGACCGGGACCCGGGTCATGGCGACCCTGAGCTGCTGA
- the wrbA gene encoding NAD(P)H:quinone oxidoreductase, with protein MTKLAVIYYSATGTVDAMARKVAAEAEAAGAEVRLRHVAELAPADIVEGQPAWKAHREAVADEPEATADDIVWADGVIMGTPTRFGNVSSQLKQFIDQLGGEWGQGKLADKAYAGFTSSQTLHGGQEQTLTSLYTTFMHWGGVIVAPGYTDGLKFVDGNPYGVGHVTGANNDAPLEDPTNDALTHLAQRVVRFAGKLAG; from the coding sequence ATGACCAAGCTCGCCGTCATCTACTACTCCGCCACCGGCACTGTCGACGCCATGGCACGCAAGGTCGCCGCCGAGGCCGAGGCCGCCGGCGCCGAGGTGCGCCTGCGCCACGTCGCCGAGCTGGCGCCCGCCGACATCGTCGAGGGCCAGCCGGCCTGGAAGGCCCACCGGGAGGCCGTGGCCGACGAGCCCGAGGCGACCGCCGACGACATCGTCTGGGCCGACGGCGTCATCATGGGCACGCCGACCCGCTTCGGCAACGTCTCCTCCCAGCTGAAGCAGTTCATCGACCAGCTCGGCGGCGAGTGGGGCCAGGGCAAGCTCGCCGACAAGGCGTATGCGGGCTTCACCTCGAGCCAGACCCTGCACGGCGGCCAGGAGCAGACCCTGACCTCGCTGTACACGACCTTCATGCACTGGGGTGGTGTCATCGTCGCGCCCGGCTACACCGACGGCCTCAAGTTCGTCGACGGCAACCCCTACGGCGTCGGGCACGTCACCGGGGCCAACAACGACGCACCGCTGGAGGACCCGACCAACGACGCGCTGACCCACCTCGCGCAGCGCGTGGTGCGCTTCGCGGGCAAGCTCGCCGGCTGA